One Dysidea avara chromosome 7, odDysAvar1.4, whole genome shotgun sequence genomic region harbors:
- the LOC136260359 gene encoding very long chain fatty acid elongase 6-like encodes MSSIYNTFVAVENRYDFEAIQAWFRQYWTFAIYACVFYAATIFALKQWMEGKSKGYDVRRWLFAWSTGLAVFSVMGCTINGIHLWSHVYNNGLVSTICVSRDGGIIQLAVNRYGFWTCVFVFSKILELGDTYFIILKKQQLIFLHWYHHITVLLYTWYAYNDFTAVNQWFLWINYAVHSIMYSYYSLRASGYYRPPIWINMSITVLQIVQMILGVVLNLYVYVNHGDPNWDCKSNSDRGLHLCYVSFAMYFSYFLLFLQFFVDTYVLKKKKSKKPDKPVLTGNSKTLTNGQVKCD; translated from the coding sequence ATGTCGTCGATATACAACACGTTTGTGGCAGTCGAGAACAGATACGACTTCGAGGCGATCCAGGCATGGTTCCGACAGTACTGGACCTTTGCTATATATGCGTGTGTGTTCTACGCTGCAACGATCTTCGCGCTGAAGCAATGGATGGAGGGCAAATCTAAAGGCTATGATGTACGTCGTTGGTTGTTCGCATGGAGTACAGGCTTGGCTGTGTTTAGTGTCATGGGGTGTACCATTAATGGAATACACTTATGGTCCCATGTGTACAACAACGGATTGGTGTCCACGATTTGTGTTAGTAGAGATGGTGGTATAATCCAACTAGCTGTGAACAGGTATGGTTTCTGGACATGCGTTTTCGTGTTCTCAAAGATTCTTGAACTGGGTGACACCTACTTCATTATACTCAAGAAACAACAATTGATATTTCTCCACTGGTACCATCATATCACAGTCCTCTTGTACACCTGGTATGCTTACAATGACTTTACAGCTGTCAACCAATGGTTCCTCTGGATTAACTATGCTGTACACTCAATTATGTATTCCTACTACAGCTTACGAGCTAGTGGCTACTACAGGCCCCCAATATGGATTAACATGTCCATAACTGTATTACAAATTGTTCAGATGATTCTCGGTGTAGTGTTAAACCTCTATGTCTACGTGAACCATGGTGACCCAAATTGGGACTGTAAGTCTAACAGTGATAGAGGCCTGCACCTGTGTTATGTCAGTTTTGCCATGTACTTCAGCTATTTCTTGTTGTTCTTACAATTTTTTGTAGACACTTATGTGTTAAAGAAAAAGAAGTCCAAGAAACCTGATAAACCTGTGTTGACTGGGAACAGTAAGACTCTTACAAATGGGCAAGTGAAATGTGACTAG